The following coding sequences are from one Fusobacterium varium window:
- the selB gene encoding selenocysteine-specific translation elongation factor: MRDIIIGTAGHIDHGKTTLVEFLTGKNTDTLPEEKKRGLTIDIGFSYLQLGNNRVGIIDVPGHEKFIKNMAAGTSSIDYVILTIACDDGIMPQTIEHLNIASILGVKNGIVVLTKRDLIDQERLINLKKEVAEFLKGSFLENSQIIEVSFKDPSSFENLKNILSQEIKNIKIDLYKNRKFRLDIDRVFSVKGFGTVVTGTSKNSAITLGDRLMLYPQMKEVVVKGIENHNNKVTTLEAGNRCALNINGVDAKEIHRGNILAEKDSLFISDRIDCNFFLLPNSNSLKNNQRIHLNIGTTEVIGRIKIFGSDIVLPNETAFIQIELEKPLVCNKGDRGLIRNFSPVITIGGIEILNPLGKKVKRKDCNYLENLKSLNSNKKDEQIESIVKNSDELFLTIEKISLLLGEKIISPLNIENIIKVDENYYIHADNLTTLKNRILEDLKIYHEKNRLSLGINIAEIKSRYFKDISSNLYQNFLKLLIEENLIKIEKNFISLLEFQPKLNKEEKKLKDQIFSIYKILGFKPENINRVAENFSNLEEFKTVHQFMADNNFIIYLGEETYILKGFFLEAKKILISYLQKNQKITLGDFSKLLNSNRKTSLLLLEKFDEEKITKRIDNYRILLSKGDGFND; the protein is encoded by the coding sequence AAGAAAAAAAACGTGGTTTAACTATTGATATAGGTTTTTCTTATCTTCAACTTGGCAACAATAGAGTGGGAATAATTGATGTTCCAGGACATGAAAAATTTATAAAAAATATGGCTGCTGGAACTTCTAGCATAGATTATGTTATTCTTACTATTGCTTGTGATGATGGAATTATGCCACAAACTATTGAACATCTAAATATCGCTTCTATTCTTGGGGTAAAAAATGGAATTGTAGTTCTTACTAAAAGAGATTTAATAGATCAAGAGAGATTAATCAATTTAAAAAAAGAGGTAGCAGAATTTCTCAAAGGTAGTTTTTTAGAAAATTCACAAATTATTGAGGTAAGTTTTAAAGATCCTAGCTCCTTTGAAAATCTAAAAAATATCTTGTCCCAAGAGATTAAAAATATTAAGATAGATTTATATAAAAATAGGAAATTTAGATTGGATATAGATAGAGTTTTCTCTGTTAAAGGGTTTGGAACAGTTGTTACTGGAACATCAAAAAACTCTGCTATAACTCTTGGTGATAGATTGATGCTCTATCCTCAAATGAAAGAAGTAGTTGTAAAGGGAATTGAAAATCATAATAATAAAGTTACAACTCTTGAGGCTGGAAATCGTTGTGCTTTAAACATAAATGGAGTAGATGCAAAAGAGATACATAGAGGTAATATTCTTGCTGAAAAAGATTCTCTTTTTATCTCCGATAGAATAGATTGTAATTTTTTTCTTCTTCCAAATAGTAATTCACTAAAAAATAATCAAAGAATTCACCTAAATATTGGAACTACAGAAGTTATTGGAAGAATTAAAATTTTTGGTAGTGATATTGTCTTACCAAATGAAACTGCCTTTATTCAAATTGAACTTGAAAAACCTTTAGTTTGTAATAAAGGAGATAGAGGTCTAATAAGAAATTTTTCACCAGTTATCACTATTGGTGGAATAGAGATATTAAATCCTCTAGGTAAAAAAGTTAAAAGAAAAGATTGTAACTACTTAGAGAATTTAAAAAGTCTAAATTCCAATAAAAAAGATGAACAGATAGAGAGTATAGTAAAAAATAGCGATGAGTTATTCTTAACTATTGAAAAAATATCTCTACTTTTAGGAGAAAAAATAATTTCACCTTTAAATATAGAAAACATTATAAAAGTAGATGAAAATTATTATATACATGCTGATAATTTAACTACTTTAAAAAATAGAATTTTAGAGGATTTAAAAATATACCATGAAAAAAATAGGTTATCTTTAGGTATAAATATTGCTGAAATAAAAAGCAGATATTTTAAAGATATTTCAAGTAATCTTTATCAAAACTTTCTTAAATTACTAATTGAAGAAAATCTTATAAAGATAGAGAAAAATTTTATATCACTTTTAGAGTTTCAACCTAAATTAAATAAAGAGGAGAAAAAATTAAAAGATCAAATTTTCTCTATTTACAAAATTTTAGGATTTAAACCAGAAAATATAAATAGAGTTGCTGAAAATTTTAGTAACTTAGAGGAATTTAAAACCGTTCATCAATTTATGGCAGATAATAATTTTATTATTTATCTTGGAGAGGAAACATATATATTAAAAGGTTTTTTCTTAGAAGCTAAAAAGATTTTAATATCATATCTGCAAAAAAATCAAAAAATAACTTTAGGAGATTTTTCAAAGCTCTTAAATAGCAATAGAAAAACTTCTCTTTTACTATTAGAGAAATTTGATGAAGAAAAGATCACAAAAAGAATTGATAACTATAGAATATTACTTTCAAAAGGAGATGGTTTTAATGATTAA
- a CDS encoding succinylglutamate desuccinylase produces the protein MKGNKKTGIAMIFLSLAISFVAGKEFLKMREPEPIVKGEGVTSIQRLSDYLPDLKGTRGDSEVYVFQGKEPGGSVLVLGGTHGNEPSGYMSAILMVENLKVDKGTVYVLPRTNGSGLTHNDPQEGSPQRFTIKTPFGERWFRYGSRATNPLDQWPDPDVYIHAASGQQLSGNETRNINRAYPGRPDGTYTEKMAYAITEMIRKNDINMTIDLHEASPEYPVINAIVSHERAMPIASQVVMNMEFEDIQIGLEPSPVSLRGLTHRELGDYTNTYAVLMESANAAQGRLRGRTDEALVLTGKDPRYVEAQKLGRLFVPYDENGHPLEERVGRHLTGISQLVLVMGENEPEKEIVMEGIPSYADLLENGIGFYLKEVK, from the coding sequence ATGAAAGGAAATAAAAAAACAGGAATTGCAATGATTTTTCTTTCTCTAGCTATATCATTTGTAGCAGGAAAGGAATTTTTAAAAATGAGAGAACCTGAACCTATTGTAAAAGGTGAGGGAGTAACTTCAATTCAAAGGTTAAGTGATTATCTTCCAGATTTAAAAGGAACTAGGGGAGATAGTGAAGTTTATGTATTTCAAGGAAAGGAACCTGGAGGAAGTGTTTTAGTTTTAGGAGGAACTCATGGAAATGAACCTTCTGGATATATGTCTGCTATTCTTATGGTGGAAAATCTAAAGGTTGATAAAGGAACTGTATATGTACTTCCAAGAACTAATGGAAGTGGATTGACTCATAATGACCCACAAGAAGGATCACCACAAAGATTTACGATAAAGACTCCTTTTGGAGAAAGATGGTTTAGATATGGATCGAGAGCTACTAACCCACTAGATCAATGGCCAGATCCAGATGTATATATCCATGCTGCTTCAGGACAACAACTTTCTGGAAATGAAACAAGAAATATAAATAGAGCATATCCAGGAAGACCAGATGGAACTTATACAGAAAAAATGGCTTATGCTATTACTGAAATGATAAGAAAAAATGATATTAATATGACAATTGACCTTCATGAAGCTTCACCGGAATATCCAGTAATTAATGCTATTGTATCACATGAGAGAGCTATGCCTATTGCTTCTCAAGTAGTTATGAATATGGAATTTGAAGATATTCAAATAGGATTAGAGCCATCACCAGTATCATTAAGAGGACTTACTCATAGAGAGCTTGGAGATTATACAAATACTTATGCAGTACTTATGGAATCTGCTAATGCTGCTCAAGGAAGACTTCGTGGAAGAACAGATGAGGCTTTAGTATTGACAGGAAAAGACCCAAGATATGTTGAAGCTCAAAAACTAGGAAGATTATTTGTCCCATATGATGAAAATGGACATCCATTAGAAGAGAGAGTTGGAAGACATTTAACTGGAATTTCTCAACTTGTTCTAGTAATGGGGGAAAACGAACCTGAAAAAGAGATTGTTATGGAAGGAATTCCTAGCTATGCTGACTTATTAGAAAATGGAATTGGATTCTATTTAAAAGAAGTTAAATAA
- the pgsC gene encoding poly-gamma-glutamate biosynthesis protein PgsC, protein MVNEVIILGIILSIIFYEITEISPGGLIVPAYIAFYLDNPQRVVITILAGILTFLIVKFISNHAIVYGRRKFALYIMISFIIRVVLKYFNIYIVNEYELFILGGSIIGVIIPGIIAQEIDRHGMIRTISSLLILSIFIKSIIELFYSTGGLS, encoded by the coding sequence ATGGTTAATGAAGTGATAATACTAGGGATAATTTTAAGCATAATCTTTTATGAAATAACTGAAATTTCTCCAGGAGGATTGATTGTACCAGCTTATATAGCATTTTATTTAGATAATCCTCAAAGGGTAGTCATAACTATTTTAGCAGGTATTTTGACATTTTTAATTGTTAAATTTATTTCAAACCATGCTATAGTCTATGGAAGAAGAAAATTTGCTCTATATATAATGATAAGTTTTATTATAAGGGTAGTTTTAAAATATTTTAATATTTATATTGTAAATGAATATGAGCTTTTTATCCTAGGAGGAAGTATTATAGGTGTTATAATTCCAGGAATTATTGCCCAAGAGATAGATAGACATGGAATGATAAGAACTATCTCTTCTCTTTTGATTCTTTCTATTTTTATAAAATCTATCATAGAACTTTTTTATAGCACAGGTGGTTTATCATGA
- the pgsW gene encoding poly-gamma-glutamate system protein, whose protein sequence is MNKKKDTIILLILAVLFIFIQYNLKPKGIKIKTEYYNEMVSAAKKMKYMSEEIKAERLRRNIPIDKELDKNETGLIGLEWSSLTTTLGSLESKRTSCDPDFAALLVKLFKENGLKKGDVIAANLSSSFPALNLAFISAADTLELKTVIITSIGASTYGGNIEEFNYLDMENYLYSKNIIVNKTQAWSLGGVGDIGREFDDDIIENLKYRNNLYGLDFIYEEELKKNLDKRYNYYKEKGENKIKAFINIGGNLLSLGGSVDIITNEKILLDKNTNMKNGLVGLFLKKDIPVYYLLNLKSITSYYKMQFDPDKFENIGESNIYFKSNYEIWNWAIVILFLIFIAYKGFSPHIKK, encoded by the coding sequence ATGAATAAGAAGAAAGATACTATTATTCTATTAATTTTAGCTGTTTTATTTATTTTTATTCAATACAATTTAAAACCTAAAGGGATAAAAATAAAAACAGAGTATTATAATGAGATGGTAAGTGCTGCTAAAAAGATGAAATATATGTCAGAGGAGATAAAAGCCGAACGTCTTCGTAGAAATATCCCTATTGACAAAGAGTTAGATAAAAATGAAACAGGATTGATAGGCTTAGAATGGAGTAGTTTAACAACTACTTTAGGAAGTTTAGAAAGTAAGAGAACAAGTTGTGATCCAGATTTTGCAGCTCTTTTAGTAAAATTATTTAAAGAAAATGGTTTGAAAAAAGGAGATGTAATAGCAGCTAATTTATCAAGTTCATTTCCAGCTTTAAATTTAGCTTTTATTAGTGCAGCTGATACATTAGAATTAAAAACAGTGATTATAACCTCTATTGGAGCTTCTACTTACGGAGGAAATATTGAAGAGTTTAATTATTTAGATATGGAAAATTATCTCTATTCAAAAAATATTATAGTGAATAAAACTCAAGCTTGGTCATTAGGTGGAGTTGGAGATATTGGTAGAGAATTTGATGATGATATAATTGAAAACTTAAAATATAGGAATAATTTATATGGTTTAGATTTTATTTATGAAGAGGAGTTGAAAAAAAATTTAGATAAAAGATATAATTATTACAAAGAAAAAGGAGAAAATAAGATAAAAGCATTTATTAATATTGGTGGAAATCTCCTATCTCTTGGTGGAAGTGTGGATATTATAACAAATGAAAAGATCTTGTTAGATAAAAATACTAATATGAAAAATGGATTAGTAGGATTGTTTTTAAAGAAAGATATACCAGTATACTATCTTTTAAATTTAAAAAGTATAACTTCTTATTATAAAATGCAATTTGATCCAGATAAATTTGAAAATATAGGAGAGTCAAATATATATTTTAAAAGTAATTATGAAATATGGAATTGGGCAATTGTTATATTATTTTTAATTTTTATTGCATATAAGGGATTTAGTCCTCATATAAAAAAATAA
- a CDS encoding DUF3343 domain-containing protein, whose protein sequence is MIKKEEFLLLAADSTHLVIKNEKLLKEAGVDCRIIPLPSQIKASCGLSIRADLKDIEKIKKILYNNEMELYLIKKSGLKKEIEKLS, encoded by the coding sequence ATGATAAAAAAAGAAGAGTTTTTACTTTTAGCTGCTGACTCAACACACCTTGTTATAAAAAATGAAAAACTATTAAAGGAAGCTGGTGTTGATTGTAGAATAATCCCATTACCTTCACAAATAAAAGCAAGTTGTGGACTCTCTATAAGAGCAGATTTAAAAGATATTGAAAAAATAAAAAAAATACTATATAATAATGAAATGGAACTTTATCTGATAAAAAAATCAGGTTTAAAAAAAGAGATAGAAAAATTATCTTAA
- the yedF gene encoding sulfurtransferase-like selenium metabolism protein YedF — protein sequence MIKVNAIGQTCPIPIIMTKNALKEIEEGQVEVSVDNKISLENLQKMSREMGYDYTVAETGDIFKIVINKIKEDLQEFDEKENTVVVIDSLFMGKGDPELGKILMKGFIYTLSEMENLPKTIIFYNEGVKLAIESSENFNDLKNLEAYGVEILSCGTCANFYGVTEQIKVGNITNMYTIVERQLNAKRVIKP from the coding sequence ATGATTAAAGTAAATGCTATTGGACAAACTTGCCCTATCCCTATTATAATGACAAAAAATGCCCTTAAAGAGATTGAAGAGGGGCAAGTAGAGGTTTCTGTTGATAATAAAATTTCATTGGAAAACTTACAAAAAATGTCAAGAGAGATGGGATATGATTATACTGTTGCTGAAACAGGAGATATATTCAAAATAGTAATTAATAAGATAAAAGAAGATTTACAAGAGTTTGATGAAAAGGAAAATACAGTTGTAGTTATAGACTCTCTTTTTATGGGAAAAGGAGATCCTGAACTTGGTAAAATTCTAATGAAAGGATTTATCTATACTCTTTCTGAAATGGAAAATCTACCTAAAACTATTATTTTCTATAATGAGGGAGTTAAATTAGCTATTGAATCTTCTGAAAACTTCAATGATTTAAAAAATCTTGAGGCTTATGGAGTTGAAATTCTTTCTTGTGGTACTTGTGCTAATTTCTATGGTGTAACTGAACAGATAAAAGTAGGAAATATCACAAATATGTATACAATAGTTGAGAGACAACTTAATGCTAAAAGGGTAATAAAACCATGA
- a CDS encoding succinylglutamate desuccinylase/aspartoacylase family protein: MMKKALFLLMCISINCFASKKIELSEIEYYLLGEGKPTIMVVGGIHGDEISGIELTDELNDIRLSNGSLVLLPRANREAVKNGNRTEYYMEDLNRAFFYPKDEKTSKITYEIISVIERYKPNIILDFHESYYNYDESKDPRFYIGNTIIFQEESSEKYSELIFELIDIGFVPLTDAPKGSLNREISKRLNIPVITIEVSKEDDIIKRKEKCKSVFNKTLKYFEME; this comes from the coding sequence ATTATGAAAAAAGCTTTGTTCTTATTGATGTGTATTTCTATAAATTGCTTTGCTTCTAAAAAAATTGAACTTTCAGAGATTGAATATTATTTGTTAGGAGAGGGAAAACCTACTATAATGGTTGTAGGAGGGATACATGGAGATGAAATCTCTGGTATTGAACTAACAGATGAGTTAAATGATATAAGATTATCAAATGGAAGTTTAGTTTTGCTCCCTAGAGCTAATAGAGAAGCTGTAAAAAATGGCAATAGAACAGAATATTACATGGAAGATTTGAACAGAGCTTTTTTTTATCCAAAAGATGAAAAAACTTCTAAAATCACTTATGAAATAATAAGTGTGATAGAAAGATATAAACCAAATATAATTTTAGACTTTCATGAATCCTATTATAATTATGATGAGAGTAAAGATCCAAGATTTTATATTGGAAATACGATAATATTTCAAGAAGAGAGTAGCGAAAAATATAGTGAGCTTATTTTTGAATTGATAGATATTGGGTTTGTCCCATTGACAGATGCACCAAAAGGAAGCTTAAATAGAGAGATATCTAAAAGATTAAATATTCCTGTAATAACAATAGAAGTTTCTAAAGAAGATGATATAATAAAAAGAAAGGAAAAGTGTAAATCTGTTTTTAACAAAACATTGAAATATTTTGAAATGGAGTAA
- a CDS encoding glycogen-debranching protein — protein MYNWEAGVPKLGATVESNGINFAIFAKNKKKVVLNIYKSGSDLLPKEKIVLDPSINKTGDIWHVFLQNGSEGTLYTWKIDDYPEILDPYALSYTNNKNYSNRKSIAIKLSHEKEKHLEIPMQDTIIYEAHIKLFTQNFNSMVEFPGTYSGFLEKIPYLKDLGVTAVEFLPVYEWDDFTGNIGVNNGAKLKNIWGYNPIGFFVLTKKFSKNQKLDSHSEIVEFKELIKELHKNGIEVILDVVYNHTAEGGKGGKFYNFKAMDLNTFYMLENSNVQFMNYSGCGNTINTNNKVVKDMIVSSLRYWYLEMGVDGFRFDLASILGRNEEGHWLGENSLLNELVQDPILSHCKLISESWDLGGYYVGDMPAGWSEWNGKYRDVVRKFIKGEFGQVTELLKRIFGSPDIFKRNDRTPYSNINFITCHDGFTMWDLVSYNNKHNLNNGENNQDGENHNNSYNNGAEGETEDKNINAIRKQQLKNMLLILFISQGVPMILMGDEMGRTQLGNNNAYCQNNRSTWVDWERGKEFNDITEFTKNMIKFRKKYNIFRNRDYLELEDNKNKGVGIHGVKLNCPDFSYYSLSIAFSLYDSNSNTTFYIILNSYHGELNFELPKLDGKKWHLFVDTSKDDSENFLEDGKLISDAFYKAAPKSSVILISK, from the coding sequence ATGTATAATTGGGAAGCAGGTGTTCCTAAGTTAGGGGCTACAGTTGAGAGTAACGGAATTAATTTTGCAATATTTGCTAAAAATAAAAAAAAGGTGGTTTTAAATATTTATAAGTCTGGTTCAGATTTACTTCCCAAAGAAAAAATAGTTTTAGACCCATCGATTAATAAAACAGGAGATATTTGGCATGTCTTTTTACAAAACGGATCTGAAGGCACTTTATATACTTGGAAAATTGATGATTACCCTGAAATTTTAGATCCTTATGCACTTTCTTATACTAACAACAAAAACTATTCTAACAGAAAAAGTATAGCTATTAAACTTTCACATGAAAAAGAAAAGCATTTAGAAATTCCTATGCAAGATACAATTATTTATGAAGCTCACATTAAACTATTTACTCAAAATTTTAACTCAATGGTTGAATTTCCTGGAACATACTCTGGATTTTTAGAAAAAATTCCTTATTTAAAAGATTTAGGAGTTACAGCTGTTGAATTTTTACCTGTATATGAATGGGATGATTTTACTGGAAATATAGGTGTTAATAATGGAGCTAAATTAAAAAATATTTGGGGATATAACCCTATTGGTTTTTTTGTTTTAACTAAAAAGTTTTCTAAAAATCAAAAACTTGATTCACATAGTGAGATTGTAGAATTTAAAGAGTTAATAAAAGAACTGCATAAAAATGGGATAGAAGTAATTTTAGATGTTGTTTACAACCATACTGCTGAAGGTGGTAAAGGTGGTAAATTCTATAATTTTAAGGCTATGGATTTGAATACTTTTTATATGTTAGAAAATAGCAATGTACAATTTATGAATTATTCTGGTTGTGGAAATACTATAAATACAAATAATAAAGTTGTTAAAGATATGATAGTATCTTCTTTAAGATACTGGTATTTAGAAATGGGAGTAGATGGTTTTAGATTTGATTTGGCATCTATTCTAGGTAGAAATGAAGAGGGACATTGGCTTGGAGAAAACTCTCTATTAAATGAATTAGTACAAGATCCTATTTTATCTCATTGTAAATTAATTTCTGAAAGTTGGGACTTAGGTGGATACTATGTTGGAGATATGCCAGCTGGTTGGAGTGAATGGAATGGTAAATATAGAGATGTTGTAAGAAAGTTTATTAAAGGGGAATTTGGTCAAGTTACTGAACTTTTAAAAAGAATTTTTGGAAGTCCAGATATATTTAAAAGAAATGATAGAACCCCTTATAGCAATATAAACTTTATAACTTGTCATGATGGTTTTACTATGTGGGATCTTGTTAGCTATAACAATAAACATAATTTAAACAATGGTGAAAATAATCAAGATGGAGAAAACCACAATAACTCATACAATAATGGTGCTGAAGGTGAAACTGAAGATAAAAATATTAATGCTATTAGAAAACAACAATTAAAAAATATGTTGCTAATTCTCTTTATCTCTCAAGGTGTTCCTATGATCTTAATGGGAGATGAAATGGGTAGAACACAACTTGGAAATAATAATGCTTATTGCCAAAATAATCGTTCTACTTGGGTAGATTGGGAAAGAGGAAAAGAGTTTAACGATATTACAGAATTTACTAAAAATATGATAAAATTCAGAAAAAAATATAACATATTTAGAAATAGAGATTATCTTGAGTTAGAAGATAATAAAAATAAAGGAGTAGGAATTCATGGAGTAAAACTTAATTGTCCTGACTTTTCTTACTATTCTTTAAGTATTGCCTTTTCTTTATATGATTCAAATAGTAATACTACATTCTATATTATTTTAAACTCTTATCATGGGGAATTAAACTTTGAATTACCTAAGTTAGATGGTAAAAAATGGCATCTTTTCGTTGATACCTCTAAAGATGATAGTGAAAATTTCTTAGAAGATGGAAAATTAATTTCAGATGCTTTTTATAAAGCAGCTCCTAAATCTTCAGTAATTTTAATAAGTAAATAA
- a CDS encoding TRAP transporter large permease subunit has translation MSLELILFIAMVAVFAIACFALKLPVSIAMVLSSITATIIAGKGIPIRHLVEGTFGYIDTILVIATAMVFMKVIQEIGTLNALSASILKKFHKTPWLLLILLMFISMFPGMITGSSTASVLTAGSIVAPIFMLIGIPMVETATIIALGGLFGMIAPPVNVPAMIIGGGIDMPYVGFTIPLLLLTVPVAIFSVLYLGLKHVKNIDYDEIKKEIDFTAIDQYGIKLYIPVIVAIFLMTMDKVAPSIFGLGMPLIFIISAVIGMFCGKKINFFKVSKEAVNQTLPVMGILMGVGMFIQVMTLTGVRGYIVVNSLSLPQSLIYIAMAITIPLFGAVSSFGAASVLGVPFLMVFLSQNQIITGSAISFIASLGDLMPPTALAGIFAAQVVGMKDYTPVLKKSLVPAIVIIVYSIIMIMFSNQLGSIIY, from the coding sequence ATGTCACTTGAACTTATATTATTTATAGCTATGGTAGCTGTCTTTGCAATAGCTTGTTTTGCATTGAAGTTACCAGTAAGTATAGCTATGGTTTTATCATCAATAACAGCAACTATAATAGCAGGAAAAGGAATTCCTATTAGACATTTAGTAGAGGGAACTTTTGGATATATAGATACAATACTTGTAATAGCAACAGCTATGGTATTTATGAAGGTTATACAAGAGATAGGAACACTTAATGCATTGAGTGCTTCTATTCTAAAAAAATTCCATAAAACTCCTTGGCTTCTTTTAATACTATTGATGTTTATTTCAATGTTCCCAGGAATGATAACAGGATCATCAACAGCTTCTGTACTTACAGCTGGAAGTATAGTTGCACCAATATTTATGTTAATTGGAATACCTATGGTAGAAACAGCTACTATTATAGCTCTTGGAGGACTTTTTGGTATGATAGCTCCTCCAGTAAACGTACCTGCGATGATAATTGGTGGAGGAATTGACATGCCTTATGTAGGATTTACAATTCCATTACTTTTATTGACAGTACCAGTTGCTATTTTTTCAGTTCTATACTTAGGATTAAAACATGTAAAAAATATTGATTATGATGAGATCAAAAAAGAGATTGACTTTACAGCAATAGATCAATATGGAATAAAACTTTATATTCCTGTAATTGTTGCAATTTTCTTAATGACAATGGACAAGGTAGCTCCTAGTATATTTGGATTAGGAATGCCCCTTATATTTATAATTAGTGCAGTTATTGGAATGTTCTGTGGAAAGAAAATAAACTTCTTTAAAGTATCTAAAGAAGCAGTTAATCAAACTCTTCCAGTAATGGGAATATTAATGGGAGTTGGAATGTTTATTCAAGTTATGACTCTTACAGGAGTTAGAGGATATATCGTTGTAAATAGTTTAAGTTTACCTCAATCGTTAATATATATAGCTATGGCAATAACAATTCCATTATTTGGTGCAGTATCATCATTTGGTGCAGCTTCAGTTCTTGGAGTTCCATTCCTTATGGTATTCTTGTCACAAAACCAAATCATTACAGGTTCAGCTATATCTTTTATAGCTTCACTTGGAGATTTAATGCCACCGACAGCTTTAGCTGGAATATTTGCTGCTCAAGTTGTAGGAATGAAGGACTATACACCAGTATTGAAGAAATCACTTGTCCCTGCTATTGTAATTATTGTATATTCTATAATTATGATTATGTTCTCTAATCAATTAGGATCTATTATATATTAG
- the pgsB gene encoding poly-gamma-glutamate synthase PgsB — MEIIIIILCLFCIFYLFFEKRRSECQRETFKYLIHVNGIRGKSTVSRLIDAGVRAGGYKVFTKITGTSPRIIDTFNVEREINRKGKANIKEQIKTINWAYREGAEVLITECMAVKPEYQYICENKILHADINIITNVREDHLDEMGKSLDEIASSLANTIPTNGAIFTSDEKYFDFFKREAIKKNSKVFINREEKEEYWEIDFPSNVALALEVCKYIGIDEKKALEGMKNYHRDPGVLKVLLYKNRENKIYFINAMAANDPNSTEIIIDRLSKKDYWNNKRYLLVNNRGDRVSRWEQYISFVKKIDKKFDKILISGENRELFKKYLLKEKIAKEKIEIVGNASDFDSIEKDILILAVGNICGNGKKIVDYFEEMGEVVDG; from the coding sequence ATGGAAATAATAATTATTATACTATGTCTATTTTGTATATTTTATCTATTTTTTGAAAAGAGAAGATCAGAGTGTCAAAGAGAAACATTTAAATACTTAATTCATGTAAATGGAATTAGAGGTAAATCAACTGTTTCCCGTTTAATAGATGCAGGTGTAAGAGCTGGAGGGTATAAAGTTTTTACTAAAATAACAGGGACTTCTCCTAGAATAATAGACACTTTTAATGTTGAAAGAGAGATAAATAGAAAGGGAAAGGCAAATATCAAAGAACAGATAAAAACTATAAATTGGGCGTATAGAGAGGGAGCAGAGGTATTGATAACAGAGTGTATGGCTGTAAAACCTGAGTATCAATATATATGTGAAAATAAAATACTTCATGCAGATATTAATATTATTACCAATGTTAGAGAGGATCATTTAGATGAGATGGGAAAGAGTTTAGATGAGATAGCTAGTTCTTTAGCTAATACTATTCCAACTAATGGTGCAATCTTTACAAGTGATGAAAAGTATTTTGATTTTTTTAAGAGAGAAGCTATTAAAAAAAATTCAAAAGTTTTTATTAATAGAGAGGAAAAAGAGGAGTATTGGGAGATAGATTTTCCAAGTAATGTTGCTTTAGCTTTAGAGGTGTGTAAATATATAGGAATAGATGAAAAAAAAGCTTTAGAAGGCATGAAAAACTACCATAGAGATCCAGGAGTATTAAAAGTTTTACTTTATAAAAATAGAGAAAATAAGATTTATTTTATCAATGCAATGGCAGCCAATGATCCTAATTCTACAGAGATAATAATAGATAGACTTTCAAAAAAGGATTATTGGAATAATAAAAGATATCTCTTAGTAAATAATCGTGGAGATAGAGTGAGTAGATGGGAACAATATATAAGTTTTGTAAAAAAGATTGATAAAAAATTTGATAAAATACTAATTTCTGGAGAGAATAGGGAACTTTTCAAAAAGTATTTACTTAAAGAGAAAATAGCTAAAGAAAAAATAGAAATAGTTGGAAATGCAAGTGATTTTGATAGTATTGAAAAAGATATATTGATTTTAGCTGTAGGAAACATCTGTGGAAATGGGAAAAAAATAGTAGATTATTTTGAAGAGATGGGAGAGGTTGTAGATGGTTAA